Proteins from a single region of Verrucosispora sp. NA02020:
- a CDS encoding YbaB/EbfC family nucleoid-associated protein, translated as MQQMLKQAQKMQQQIAQAQAELAEAEVTGTAGGGLVTATLSGAGEIKSIKIDPKAVDPEDVETLEDLVLAALHNATAAVRELTDQKMGPVAGGMGGLGLPGF; from the coding sequence ATGCAGCAGATGCTGAAGCAGGCGCAGAAGATGCAGCAGCAGATCGCCCAGGCGCAGGCCGAGTTGGCCGAGGCCGAGGTGACCGGCACCGCCGGTGGTGGTCTGGTCACCGCGACCCTGTCCGGTGCCGGTGAGATCAAGAGCATCAAGATCGACCCGAAGGCGGTCGACCCGGAGGACGTGGAGACCCTGGAGGATCTGGTCCTCGCGGCGCTGCACAACGCCACCGCGGCGGTCCGGGAACTGACCGACCAGAAGATGGGCCCGGTCGCGGGTGGGATGGGCGGCCTCGGCCTGCCCGGGTTCTGA
- the recR gene encoding recombination mediator RecR — MYEGAIQDLIDELGRLPGVGPKSAQRIAFHVLSADPADVNRLAGALRKVKDLVRFCTTCYNVAESEQCRICRDPRRGNEVICVVEEPKDVVAIERTGEFRGRYHVLGGAINPLEGIGPDNLRIRELLVRLSDGEVKELILATDPNTEGEATATYLALMVKPMGISVTRLASGLPVGGDLEYADEITLGRAFEGRRAV, encoded by the coding sequence ATGTACGAGGGTGCCATCCAGGATCTGATCGACGAGCTGGGGCGTCTGCCGGGCGTGGGCCCGAAGAGCGCCCAGCGGATCGCCTTCCACGTCCTGTCGGCGGATCCGGCCGACGTGAACCGGCTGGCCGGTGCGCTGCGCAAGGTCAAGGACCTGGTGCGCTTCTGCACGACCTGCTACAACGTCGCCGAGTCCGAGCAGTGCCGGATCTGCCGCGACCCGCGCCGCGGCAACGAGGTGATCTGCGTGGTCGAGGAGCCGAAGGACGTCGTCGCGATCGAGCGGACCGGTGAGTTCCGGGGGCGGTACCACGTGCTCGGCGGGGCGATCAATCCGCTGGAGGGCATCGGGCCGGACAACCTGCGTATCCGGGAACTGTTGGTCCGGCTGAGCGATGGCGAGGTCAAGGAGTTGATCCTCGCCACCGACCCGAACACCGAGGGCGAGGCGACCGCGACGTACCTCGCCCTCATGGTCAAGCCGATGGGGATCTCGGTGACCAGGTTGGCCAGTGGCCTGCCGGTCGGCGGCGACCTGGAGTACGCCGACGAGATCACCCTGGGCCGTGCTTTCGAGGGCCGCCGAGCGGTCTGA